One region of Cucurbita pepo subsp. pepo cultivar mu-cu-16 chromosome LG03, ASM280686v2, whole genome shotgun sequence genomic DNA includes:
- the LOC111790741 gene encoding phosphatidylinositol 4-phosphate 5-kinase 6-like isoform X1: MYKDYAGIVKAWEATVRKTQNSAKKRANSIFAAMSVAPADDEPGPGELHHTEKAIPNGDFYTGQWMDSTPHGHGKYLWTDGCMYVGEWYKGKTIGKGKFSWPSGATYEGDFKSGYMDGKGTYTGSSGDTYRGCWVMNLRHGQGTQNYANGDYYEGEWRRGCQDGQGRYQWKNENHYVGQWRNGKMSGNGSMVWNDGNRYDGCWEEGFPKGDGTFRWADGSSYVGVWSKDSTELTGNFYPSDTSGAEMSSNPRELLGEYLNDCVICSGERILIYPSQKMISWSGLDLDSLPRQTVSRKGSDGIRRLRRTSVDGKISNASFESFNDSSNEPSSRNGKGTRLQDLDSKGKRQPTCGFQSANRQGVTISKGHKNYELMLNLQLGIRHSVGRPAPATSLDLKSSAFDPKEKVWTKFPPEGSKHTPPHQSSDFRWKDYCPVVFRTLRKLFEVDPADYMLSICGNDALRELSSPGKSGSFFYLTHDDRYMIKTMRKAEVKVLLRMLPAYYKHVRSFENTLVTKFYGLHCVRVTGTAQKKVRFVIMGNLFCSEYTIHRRFDLKGSSLGRITDKPEAEIDGTTTLKDLDLNYIFRLQKIWFQEFCRQVDKDCDFLEQERIMDYSLLVGLHFQETSYQEASTPESHHSGSRDSDCETDCLSRADKEQDSARWASISLGINMPARVERTVRHGEPETQLVGEPTGELHDVIIFFGIIDILQDYDISKKLEHAYKSFQYDPSSISAVDPKQYSKRFRDFIFRIFLEDT; the protein is encoded by the exons ATGTACAAGGATTACGCCGGAATCGTGAAGGCTTGGGAAGCAACCGTGAGAAAAACACAAAACTCAGCGAAGAAGAGGGCTAATAGCATTTTTGCAGCAATGTCTGTCGCTCCAGCCGACGACGAGCCTGGTCCTGGTGAGCTTCATCACACGGAGAAAGCGATCCCCAATGGCGATTTCTACACAGGGCAATGGATGGATAGCACGCCCCACGGCCATGGTAAGTACCTTTGGACCGATGGGTGTATGTACGTTGGTGAATGGTACAAAGGGAAGACCATAGGGAAGGGGAAATTCAGCTGGCCTTCTGGAGCCACTTACGAAGGGGATTTCAAAAGCGGCTATATGGATGGTAAAGGTACTTACACTGGTTCATCTGGGGATACCTATAGGGGATGTTGGGTGATGAATTTGAGACATGGACAAGGCACCCAAAACTACGCCAATGGGGATTACTATGAAGGGGAATGGCGTAGAGGGTGTCAAGATGGGCAGGGGAGGTATCAATGGAAGAATGAGAATCATTACGTTGGACAGTGGAGGAATGGGAAGATGAGTGGCAATGGGAGTATGGTTTGGAACGATGGGAATCGATATGATGGGTGTTGGGAAGAAGGGTTCCCTAAAGGGGATGGAACCTTTAGATGGGCTGATGGGAGTTCTTATGTTGGTGTTTGGAGTAAGGATTCTACAGAGCTGACTGGGAATTTTTATCCATCTGATACTTCAGGGGCTGAAATGAGCTCGAATCCTCGTGAGCTTTTAGGCGAGTATTTGAATGATTGTGTAATTTGTTCAGGCGAAAGGATTTTGATCTATCCGTCGCAGAAAATGATAAGTTGGTCGGGGCTCGACCTCGATTCACTCCCAAGGCAAACTGTTTCGAGGAAAGGGAGTGATGGGATTAGGAGATTGAGAAGAACATCGGTTGATGGTAAAATCAGCAATGCTAGTTTTGAATCGTTTAATGACAGTTCGAACGAACCAAGTTCGAGAAATGGGAAAGGAACTCGTCTCCAAGATTTGGACTCCAAAGGGAAAAGACAACCAACTTGTGGATTTCAGTCAGCAAATAGGCAAGGCGTTACAATATCAAAGGGACATAAGAACTATGAACTCATGCTAAATCTGCAGCTGGGGATCAG GCATTCTGTTGGAAGGCCTGCTCCAGCAACGTCCCTTGATCTGAAGTCATCGGCTTTCGATCCGAAGGAGAAAGTGTGGACGAAGTTTCCACCGGAAGGATCGAAGCATACGCCTCCTCATCAATCTTCTGACTTCAGATGGAAGGATTACTGTCCTGTTGTCTTCAG GACTCTTAGGAAACTGTTCGAGGTCGATCCAGCTGATTACATGCTATCGATATGTGGAAACGACGCCCTTCGGGAACTCTCTTCCCCCGGAAAGAGCGGgagtttcttttatttaaccCATGATGACAGATACATGATTAAAACCATGAGGAAGGCTGAAGTTAAA GTTCTCTTGAGGATGCTTCCAGCCTATTACAAGCACGTTCGGTCCTTCGAAAATACACTCGTCACGAAATTTTATGGCCTTCATTGTGTGAGAGTGACTGGGACTGCACAAAAGAAG GTGCGATTTGTGATAATGGGAAATCTGTTTTGTTCCGAATACACTATCCACAGGCGTTTTGACTTGAAAGGTTCGTCTCTTGGTCGTATAACCGACAAACCAGAGGCCGAAATCGATGGAACAACCACCCTAAAAGATCTTGACCTTAATTACATATTTCGGTTGCAGAAGATCTGGTTTCAAGAATTTTGTAG ACAAGTAGACAAGGATTGTGACTTTCTTGAACAGGAGAGAATCATGGACTATAGTCTACTAGTTGGTCTTCACTTCCAAGAAACTTCGTATCAGGAAGCGAGCACACCCGAAAGCCATCATTCAG GAAGTAGAGATTCTGACTGCGAAACAGATTGTCTGTCGAGAGCAGATAAGGAACAAGACTCTGCCAG GTGGGCTTCCATTAGTCTAGGCATCAATATGCCAGCACGGGTAGAGCGGACGGTGAGACATGGAGAGCCCGAAACTCAGCTAGTAGGAGAACCCACTGGGGAGTTGCATGATGTGATCATTTTCTTTGGTATAATCGACATACTACAAGACTATGATATCAGCAAGAAACTGGAGCATGCTTATAAATCATTCCAATACGATCCATCGTCGATCTCTGCTGTTGATCCAAAACAATATTCAAAACGCTTTCGAGATTTCATCTTcagaatttttttagaagacACTTGA
- the LOC111790741 gene encoding phosphatidylinositol 4-phosphate 5-kinase 6-like isoform X2: MYKDYAGIVKAWEATVRKTQNSAKKRANSIFAAMSVAPADDEPGPGELHHTEKAIPNGDFYTGQWMDSTPHGHGKYLWTDGCMYVGEWYKGKTIGKGKFSWPSGATYEGDFKSGYMDGKGTYTGSSGDTYRGCWVMNLRHGQGTQNYANGDYYEGEWRRGCQDGQGRYQWKNENHYVGQWRNGKMSGNGSMVWNDGNRYDGCWEEGFPKGDGTFRWADGSSYVGVWSKDSTELTGNFYPSDTSGAEMSSNPRELLGEYLNDCVICSGERILIYPSQKMISWSGLDLDSLPRQTVSRKGSDGIRRLRRTSVDGKISNASFESFNDSSNEPSSRNGKGTRLQDLDSKGKRQPTCGFQSANRQGVTISKGHKNYELMLNLQLGIRHSVGRPAPATSLDLKSSAFDPKEKVWTKFPPEGSKHTPPHQSSDFRWKDYCPVVFRTLRKLFEVDPADYMLSICGNDALRELSSPGKSGSFFYLTHDDRYMIKTMRKAEVKVLLRMLPAYYKHVRSFENTLVTKFYGLHCVRVTGTAQKKVRFVIMGNLFCSEYTIHRRFDLKGSSLGRITDKPEAEIDGTTTLKDLDLNYIFRLQKIWFQEFCRQVDKDCDFLEQERIMDYSLLVGLHFQETSYQEASTPESHHSGFCCPVDYFLSNSNCLSRADKEQDSARWASISLGINMPARVERTVRHGEPETQLVGEPTGELHDVIIFFGIIDILQDYDISKKLEHAYKSFQYDPSSISAVDPKQYSKRFRDFIFRIFLEDT; the protein is encoded by the exons ATGTACAAGGATTACGCCGGAATCGTGAAGGCTTGGGAAGCAACCGTGAGAAAAACACAAAACTCAGCGAAGAAGAGGGCTAATAGCATTTTTGCAGCAATGTCTGTCGCTCCAGCCGACGACGAGCCTGGTCCTGGTGAGCTTCATCACACGGAGAAAGCGATCCCCAATGGCGATTTCTACACAGGGCAATGGATGGATAGCACGCCCCACGGCCATGGTAAGTACCTTTGGACCGATGGGTGTATGTACGTTGGTGAATGGTACAAAGGGAAGACCATAGGGAAGGGGAAATTCAGCTGGCCTTCTGGAGCCACTTACGAAGGGGATTTCAAAAGCGGCTATATGGATGGTAAAGGTACTTACACTGGTTCATCTGGGGATACCTATAGGGGATGTTGGGTGATGAATTTGAGACATGGACAAGGCACCCAAAACTACGCCAATGGGGATTACTATGAAGGGGAATGGCGTAGAGGGTGTCAAGATGGGCAGGGGAGGTATCAATGGAAGAATGAGAATCATTACGTTGGACAGTGGAGGAATGGGAAGATGAGTGGCAATGGGAGTATGGTTTGGAACGATGGGAATCGATATGATGGGTGTTGGGAAGAAGGGTTCCCTAAAGGGGATGGAACCTTTAGATGGGCTGATGGGAGTTCTTATGTTGGTGTTTGGAGTAAGGATTCTACAGAGCTGACTGGGAATTTTTATCCATCTGATACTTCAGGGGCTGAAATGAGCTCGAATCCTCGTGAGCTTTTAGGCGAGTATTTGAATGATTGTGTAATTTGTTCAGGCGAAAGGATTTTGATCTATCCGTCGCAGAAAATGATAAGTTGGTCGGGGCTCGACCTCGATTCACTCCCAAGGCAAACTGTTTCGAGGAAAGGGAGTGATGGGATTAGGAGATTGAGAAGAACATCGGTTGATGGTAAAATCAGCAATGCTAGTTTTGAATCGTTTAATGACAGTTCGAACGAACCAAGTTCGAGAAATGGGAAAGGAACTCGTCTCCAAGATTTGGACTCCAAAGGGAAAAGACAACCAACTTGTGGATTTCAGTCAGCAAATAGGCAAGGCGTTACAATATCAAAGGGACATAAGAACTATGAACTCATGCTAAATCTGCAGCTGGGGATCAG GCATTCTGTTGGAAGGCCTGCTCCAGCAACGTCCCTTGATCTGAAGTCATCGGCTTTCGATCCGAAGGAGAAAGTGTGGACGAAGTTTCCACCGGAAGGATCGAAGCATACGCCTCCTCATCAATCTTCTGACTTCAGATGGAAGGATTACTGTCCTGTTGTCTTCAG GACTCTTAGGAAACTGTTCGAGGTCGATCCAGCTGATTACATGCTATCGATATGTGGAAACGACGCCCTTCGGGAACTCTCTTCCCCCGGAAAGAGCGGgagtttcttttatttaaccCATGATGACAGATACATGATTAAAACCATGAGGAAGGCTGAAGTTAAA GTTCTCTTGAGGATGCTTCCAGCCTATTACAAGCACGTTCGGTCCTTCGAAAATACACTCGTCACGAAATTTTATGGCCTTCATTGTGTGAGAGTGACTGGGACTGCACAAAAGAAG GTGCGATTTGTGATAATGGGAAATCTGTTTTGTTCCGAATACACTATCCACAGGCGTTTTGACTTGAAAGGTTCGTCTCTTGGTCGTATAACCGACAAACCAGAGGCCGAAATCGATGGAACAACCACCCTAAAAGATCTTGACCTTAATTACATATTTCGGTTGCAGAAGATCTGGTTTCAAGAATTTTGTAG ACAAGTAGACAAGGATTGTGACTTTCTTGAACAGGAGAGAATCATGGACTATAGTCTACTAGTTGGTCTTCACTTCCAAGAAACTTCGTATCAGGAAGCGAGCACACCCGAAAGCCATCATTCAGGTTTCTGCTGTCCAGTTGATTATTTCTTAAGCAACTCGA ATTGTCTGTCGAGAGCAGATAAGGAACAAGACTCTGCCAG GTGGGCTTCCATTAGTCTAGGCATCAATATGCCAGCACGGGTAGAGCGGACGGTGAGACATGGAGAGCCCGAAACTCAGCTAGTAGGAGAACCCACTGGGGAGTTGCATGATGTGATCATTTTCTTTGGTATAATCGACATACTACAAGACTATGATATCAGCAAGAAACTGGAGCATGCTTATAAATCATTCCAATACGATCCATCGTCGATCTCTGCTGTTGATCCAAAACAATATTCAAAACGCTTTCGAGATTTCATCTTcagaatttttttagaagacACTTGA
- the LOC111790742 gene encoding protein LATERAL ROOT PRIMORDIUM 1-like has translation MLGLRDVLFIAPTPSSLHQHTQIISSDHHPSLPLPSSTALGVSVGIFPLLAATPCLQPPPNQMPDEVSDRSRSLENLKRTQDFGFGKGDSLIGGGGNHGYDDQVKGDGGDGSLGVCRDCGNRAKKECEYRRCRTCCKGRGNHCSTHVKSTWVPASRRRERQMLVVMDGVATSGSSGSSSAGAKRPKVLIPSQTTAAASTSNATTPRSFETTSSHQDASFKKSLPGQVRAPAVFKCHRVTAISSGEGELTYQATVNIGGHVFKGFLYDQGADVKNALPSISQLHLESGNHLRD, from the exons ATGTTGGGTCTCCGTGATGTTCTATTTATAGCACCGACGCCTTCTTCTCTTCACCAACATACCCAAATCATTTCTTCTGATCATCACCCATCTCTTCCTCTGCCCTCCTCCACCGCTCTTGGCGTCAGCGTCGGTATTTTCCCCCTTCTTGCTGCAACCCCATGTCTCCAGCCGCCGCCTAATCAGATGCCTGATGAAGTTAGTGATCGTAGTCGGAGTTTGGAGAATCTAAAGAGAACCCAGGATTTTGGGTTTGGGAAAGGGGATTCGTTGATCGGCGGTGGTGGAAATCATGGCTACGACGACCAAGTGAAAGGCGATGGTGGCGATGGTTCTCTGGGTGTGTGTAGAGACTGTGGAAACAGAGCAAAGAAGGAGTGCGAGTATCGGAGGTGTAGGACTTGTTGTAAAGGACGTGGGAATCATTGCTCTACGCACGTGAAGAGCACGTGGGTGCCGGCATCTCGCCGCCGTGAGCGGCAGATGTTGGTGGTGATGGATGGCGTCGCCACTAGTGGGTCTTCTGGTTCTTCTTCTGCTGGTGCTAAAAGGCCTAAAGTCTTGATTCCCTCACAGACTACCGCCGCCGCTTCCACTTCCAACGCCACCACTCCCCGGAGCTTCGAAACAACCTCTAGTCATCAAG ATGCAAGCTTCAAGAAGTCGTTACCGGGGCAAGTTCGGGCTCCAGCCGTGTTCAAGTGCCATAGAGTGACAGCCATTAGCAGTGGTGAAGGTGAGTTAACTTACCAAGCAACAGTCAACATTGGTGGCCATGTCTTCAAAGGATTTCTTTATGATCAAGGAGCTGATGTTAAAAATGCACTCCCATCTATTTCACAACTCCATTTGGAAAGTGGTAATCACCTCAGGGATTAG
- the LOC111790855 gene encoding uncharacterized protein LOC111790855 isoform X2 — MSGRPSRLQPNAGLSKSSALSHAYIQYPPLRCSVPGPGGLFFDDGNKLLICPTVDQIFSWKTVPFNPAVTYTADAVMEGPILSIRYSLDLKIIAIQRSSHEIQFLVRETGETFSQSCRPESESILGFFWTDCPLCNIVFVKTSGLDLFAYKSDSKSLHLVESKKLNVSWYAYTHESRLVLMASGMQCKTFHGFQLSAAGIVRLPKFEMAMAKSDANSKPVLAVEDIFIITVYGRIYCLQVDRISMLLHTYRFYRDAVVQQGSLPIYSSWIAVSVVDNVLLVHQVDAKVVILYDIFADSRAPISAPLPLLLRGFPRPNIDVQSSKQDNASLEADQPDEAIVYGDGWKFLVPDLICDHVNKLVWKIHIDLEAIASSSSEVSSLLEFLQRRKLEAKQLCLTLTRTMILEHRPVATVAKAIDVLVSSYTLSSKVDPSVKESKTDRSQSVVPQVSGSGPVPGGNTRDSTAGMESEAPHRTSIFPSSDSEGNADVDQLYTGNHHSIVDQERWRGTISSTDIQASSSQYQHLGPGCNRLNDDVSDEGSLVLSPAISPDEMYSFVFAPIEEEIVGDPSYLLAIIIEFLRRINMEKIKVNPNIYVLTIQILARNERYTEIGLFVQQKILEPSKEVALQLLESGRHNLQTRKLGLDMLRQLSLHHDYVSLLVQDGYYLEALRYARKFKVDTVRPSLFLQAAFATNDTQHLAAVLRFLSDLTPGFKNTSDYSRYHHILTEMSSGASA, encoded by the exons ATGTCTGGAAGACCGTCGAGATTACAACCCAATGCTGGTCTAAGCAAATCCAGTGCTCTTTCACATGCTTATATACAATATCCGCCCTTAAGATGTAGCGTTCCTGGACCAGGGGGATTGTTTTTTGATGATGGAAATAAGTTACTGATCTGCCCAACCGTGGATCAG ATCTTCTCATGGAAAACTGTTCCGTTTAATCCTGCTGTCACTTATACTGCTGATGCTGTTATGGAAGGGCCGATTTTATCTATTCGGTATTCCTTGGACTTAAAGATTATTGCAATACAAAGATCAAGTCACGAGATACAGTTTTTAGTCAGAGAAACAGGCGAAACTTTTAGTCAGAGTTGTAGACCAGAGTCAGAGAGCATTCTGGGATTTTTTTGGACTGATTGTCCCTTGTGCAATATAGTATTTGTGAAAACCAG CGGACTGGATTTGTTTGCTTATAAGTCTGATTCAAAGTCCCTCCACTTGGTGGAGTCaaagaaattgaatgtgaGCTGGTATGCCTACACGCATGAAAGTCGATTGGTGCTTATGGCTTCTGGGATGCAGTGCAAAACTTTCCATGGATTTCAG CTTTCAGCAGCAGGGATTGTTCGCTTGCCTAAGTTTGAGATGGCGATGGCAAAATCTGATGCTAACAGCAAGCCTGTCCTAGCTGTAGAGGACATCTTTATTATCACTGT CTATGGAAGAATATATTGCTTGCAAGTGGATAGAATTTCAATGCTACTTCATACCTACCGGTTCTATCGTGATGCTGTTGTGCAACAG GGTTCTTTACCAATCTACTCGAGCTGGATTGCTGTGAGCGTGGTTGACAATGTGTTGCTTGTCCATCAAGTAGATGCAAAAGTAGTAATTCTTTATGACATTTTTGCTGATTCGAGGGCGCCCATATCTGCCCCACTTCCTTTGTTGCTAAGGGGTTTTCCTCGACCCAATATTGATGTCCAAAGTAGTAAGCAAGATAATGCCAGTTTAGAAGCTGATCAACCTGATGAAGCAATTGTCTATGGGGATGGTTGGAAATTTCTTGTCCCTGACCTGATTTGTGATCACGTCAACAAATTAGTGTGGAAGATACATATTGACTTAgag GCAATCGCTTCCAGTAGCTCAGAAGTGTCATCACTTCTAGAATTCTTGCAGCGACGGAAATTGGAG GCTAAACAGCTGTGCTTGACCTTGACAAGAACTATGATTCTGGAGCACAGGCCGGTGGCCACTGTTGCTAAGGCTATAGATGTTCTAGTCTCATCATATACCCTCTCAAGCAAAGTAGATCCCAGCGTCAAAGAATCAAAAACTGACAGGTCGCAGTCAGTTGTGCCTCAAGTTAGTGGTTCTGGCCCTGTACCTGGTGGTAATACCCGTGATTCAACTGCTGGAATGGAAAGTGAAGCTCCTCACAGAACTTCAATATTTCCGTCTTCAGATTCCGAGGGGAATGCTGATGTTGATCAACTATATACAGGAAACCATCATTCTATAGTTGACCAGGAAAGATGGAGAGGCACAATAAGTTCTACGGACATTCAGGCATCATCTTCACAATACCAACATCTTGGACCAGGATGTAACCGGTTGAATGACGATGTATCTGATGAAGGGTCTCTGGTTTTGTCACCAGCTATCTCACCTGATGAGATGTACAGCTTTGTGTTCGCTCCCATTGAGGAAGAGATAGTCGGAGATCCTTCTTACTTGCTGGCCATAATTATCGAGTTCCTCCGCCG GATTAATATGGAAAAGATCAAAGTAAACCCAAACATCTATGTTTTGACTATCCAAATTTTGGCTCGCAATGAACGATACACAGAAATTGGATTATTTGTGCAGCAAAAG aTTCTAGAACCTTCTAAAGAGGTTGCTTTGCAATTGCTGGAGTCTGGTCGCCATAATCTTCAGACAAGGAAACTGGGTCTAGATATGCTCAGGCAGCTTTCTCTACATCATGATTATGTGTCTCTGCTCGTGCAGGATGGATATTACCTTGAAGCATTGCGTTATGCTCGTAAGTTTAAG GTTGACACTGTCCGGCCTTCATTGTTTCTTCAAGCCGCTTTTGCGACCAATGACACGCAACATTTGGCAGCAGTTTTGAGATTCCTGTCAGATTTAACTCCTGGTTTCAAAAACACCTCAGATTACAGTAGGTACCATCACATTCTCACTGAAATGAGCTCTGGTGCTTCTGCTTGA
- the LOC111790855 gene encoding uncharacterized protein LOC111790855 isoform X1, protein MSGRPSRLQPNAGLSKSSALSHAYIQYPPLRCSVPGPGGLFFDDGNKLLICPTVDQIFSWKTVPFNPAVTYTADAVMEGPILSIRYSLDLKIIAIQRSSHEIQFLVRETGETFSQSCRPESESILGFFWTDCPLCNIVFVKTSGLDLFAYKSDSKSLHLVESKKLNVSWYAYTHESRLVLMASGMQCKTFHGFQLSAAGIVRLPKFEMAMAKSDANSKPVLAVEDIFIITVYGRIYCLQVDRISMLLHTYRFYRDAVVQQGSLPIYSSWIAVSVVDNVLLVHQVDAKVVILYDIFADSRAPISAPLPLLLRGFPRPNIDVQSSKQDNASLEADQPDEAIVYGDGWKFLVPDLICDHVNKLVWKIHIDLEAIASSSSEVSSLLEFLQRRKLEVSKAKQLCLTLTRTMILEHRPVATVAKAIDVLVSSYTLSSKVDPSVKESKTDRSQSVVPQVSGSGPVPGGNTRDSTAGMESEAPHRTSIFPSSDSEGNADVDQLYTGNHHSIVDQERWRGTISSTDIQASSSQYQHLGPGCNRLNDDVSDEGSLVLSPAISPDEMYSFVFAPIEEEIVGDPSYLLAIIIEFLRRINMEKIKVNPNIYVLTIQILARNERYTEIGLFVQQKILEPSKEVALQLLESGRHNLQTRKLGLDMLRQLSLHHDYVSLLVQDGYYLEALRYARKFKVDTVRPSLFLQAAFATNDTQHLAAVLRFLSDLTPGFKNTSDYSRYHHILTEMSSGASA, encoded by the exons ATGTCTGGAAGACCGTCGAGATTACAACCCAATGCTGGTCTAAGCAAATCCAGTGCTCTTTCACATGCTTATATACAATATCCGCCCTTAAGATGTAGCGTTCCTGGACCAGGGGGATTGTTTTTTGATGATGGAAATAAGTTACTGATCTGCCCAACCGTGGATCAG ATCTTCTCATGGAAAACTGTTCCGTTTAATCCTGCTGTCACTTATACTGCTGATGCTGTTATGGAAGGGCCGATTTTATCTATTCGGTATTCCTTGGACTTAAAGATTATTGCAATACAAAGATCAAGTCACGAGATACAGTTTTTAGTCAGAGAAACAGGCGAAACTTTTAGTCAGAGTTGTAGACCAGAGTCAGAGAGCATTCTGGGATTTTTTTGGACTGATTGTCCCTTGTGCAATATAGTATTTGTGAAAACCAG CGGACTGGATTTGTTTGCTTATAAGTCTGATTCAAAGTCCCTCCACTTGGTGGAGTCaaagaaattgaatgtgaGCTGGTATGCCTACACGCATGAAAGTCGATTGGTGCTTATGGCTTCTGGGATGCAGTGCAAAACTTTCCATGGATTTCAG CTTTCAGCAGCAGGGATTGTTCGCTTGCCTAAGTTTGAGATGGCGATGGCAAAATCTGATGCTAACAGCAAGCCTGTCCTAGCTGTAGAGGACATCTTTATTATCACTGT CTATGGAAGAATATATTGCTTGCAAGTGGATAGAATTTCAATGCTACTTCATACCTACCGGTTCTATCGTGATGCTGTTGTGCAACAG GGTTCTTTACCAATCTACTCGAGCTGGATTGCTGTGAGCGTGGTTGACAATGTGTTGCTTGTCCATCAAGTAGATGCAAAAGTAGTAATTCTTTATGACATTTTTGCTGATTCGAGGGCGCCCATATCTGCCCCACTTCCTTTGTTGCTAAGGGGTTTTCCTCGACCCAATATTGATGTCCAAAGTAGTAAGCAAGATAATGCCAGTTTAGAAGCTGATCAACCTGATGAAGCAATTGTCTATGGGGATGGTTGGAAATTTCTTGTCCCTGACCTGATTTGTGATCACGTCAACAAATTAGTGTGGAAGATACATATTGACTTAgag GCAATCGCTTCCAGTAGCTCAGAAGTGTCATCACTTCTAGAATTCTTGCAGCGACGGAAATTGGAGGTTAGCAAG GCTAAACAGCTGTGCTTGACCTTGACAAGAACTATGATTCTGGAGCACAGGCCGGTGGCCACTGTTGCTAAGGCTATAGATGTTCTAGTCTCATCATATACCCTCTCAAGCAAAGTAGATCCCAGCGTCAAAGAATCAAAAACTGACAGGTCGCAGTCAGTTGTGCCTCAAGTTAGTGGTTCTGGCCCTGTACCTGGTGGTAATACCCGTGATTCAACTGCTGGAATGGAAAGTGAAGCTCCTCACAGAACTTCAATATTTCCGTCTTCAGATTCCGAGGGGAATGCTGATGTTGATCAACTATATACAGGAAACCATCATTCTATAGTTGACCAGGAAAGATGGAGAGGCACAATAAGTTCTACGGACATTCAGGCATCATCTTCACAATACCAACATCTTGGACCAGGATGTAACCGGTTGAATGACGATGTATCTGATGAAGGGTCTCTGGTTTTGTCACCAGCTATCTCACCTGATGAGATGTACAGCTTTGTGTTCGCTCCCATTGAGGAAGAGATAGTCGGAGATCCTTCTTACTTGCTGGCCATAATTATCGAGTTCCTCCGCCG GATTAATATGGAAAAGATCAAAGTAAACCCAAACATCTATGTTTTGACTATCCAAATTTTGGCTCGCAATGAACGATACACAGAAATTGGATTATTTGTGCAGCAAAAG aTTCTAGAACCTTCTAAAGAGGTTGCTTTGCAATTGCTGGAGTCTGGTCGCCATAATCTTCAGACAAGGAAACTGGGTCTAGATATGCTCAGGCAGCTTTCTCTACATCATGATTATGTGTCTCTGCTCGTGCAGGATGGATATTACCTTGAAGCATTGCGTTATGCTCGTAAGTTTAAG GTTGACACTGTCCGGCCTTCATTGTTTCTTCAAGCCGCTTTTGCGACCAATGACACGCAACATTTGGCAGCAGTTTTGAGATTCCTGTCAGATTTAACTCCTGGTTTCAAAAACACCTCAGATTACAGTAGGTACCATCACATTCTCACTGAAATGAGCTCTGGTGCTTCTGCTTGA